The following are encoded together in the Pedobacter sp. D749 genome:
- a CDS encoding MFS transporter has translation MSKQVATGVTDKRVIWPLQSLNFFMADLQAGIGPFLGIFLLAHGWKSGLIGSVMTIGGVAGMIMTIPAGALIDATKRKRFYVVISAIFTILASAIILFTQEFWLVSISQVATAIAGSAIGPAIIGITLGIVKQKGFNKQNGYNQAFNHAGNVVGSALSGYLGYKFGITAIFLLAAFFGVLSIISVLLIPAKSIDDHVARGMKEGDKNEKASGFKVLFQCKSLLVLAGALAFFHLGNGAMLPLYGLAAAANGQGNASMFVAMTIIIAQLVMIGTSLLAMKMADKKGYWLVLFISFLSLPIRGLFAAYMHSHIGIYPVQILDGIGAGLQSVAVPGLVAHILNGTGRVNIGQGAVMTVQGLGASFSPAIGGWIAQGIGYSTTFMILGAFAIGSILLWIIFAKTIKDAC, from the coding sequence ATGAGCAAACAAGTAGCAACAGGTGTAACAGATAAGAGGGTAATCTGGCCATTACAATCTCTTAATTTTTTCATGGCTGACCTCCAGGCTGGAATCGGGCCATTTTTAGGAATATTCCTTTTAGCACATGGCTGGAAAAGCGGACTGATTGGTTCAGTCATGACCATTGGCGGAGTTGCCGGAATGATCATGACTATTCCGGCTGGTGCATTAATCGATGCCACCAAAAGGAAGCGATTTTATGTAGTTATATCAGCGATCTTCACCATATTGGCCTCGGCGATAATCTTATTCACCCAGGAGTTTTGGCTGGTTAGCATTTCGCAGGTGGCAACAGCTATTGCCGGATCGGCTATCGGTCCGGCTATAATCGGAATCACACTGGGCATAGTCAAGCAAAAAGGCTTTAACAAGCAAAACGGGTATAACCAGGCATTTAATCATGCAGGCAATGTGGTCGGTTCTGCGCTTTCTGGTTACCTGGGTTATAAATTCGGCATAACTGCAATATTTCTTCTGGCTGCTTTTTTTGGCGTACTATCCATTATTTCAGTGTTATTGATTCCGGCCAAATCCATTGACGATCATGTGGCAAGAGGCATGAAAGAGGGGGATAAAAATGAGAAAGCGAGTGGATTTAAAGTATTATTTCAGTGTAAATCATTATTAGTACTTGCAGGTGCATTGGCATTTTTTCATTTGGGGAACGGCGCTATGCTGCCACTTTATGGCCTTGCCGCTGCCGCTAATGGCCAGGGTAATGCTTCCATGTTTGTGGCCATGACGATTATTATCGCGCAACTGGTCATGATCGGCACCTCATTATTAGCCATGAAGATGGCAGATAAAAAAGGCTACTGGTTGGTATTATTCATCTCTTTCCTATCGTTACCTATCCGTGGTTTATTTGCCGCTTATATGCACAGTCACATAGGAATCTATCCCGTACAAATTTTAGACGGAATTGGAGCCGGCCTGCAAAGTGTTGCAGTTCCCGGATTGGTTGCTCATATATTGAATGGCACGGGACGCGTAAATATCGGACAGGGTGCTGTGATGACAGTACAGGGACTAGGTGCTTCATTTAGCCCGGCAATTGGAGGCTGGATAGCTCAGGGAATAGGTTATAGTACTACTTTTATGATCCTTGGTGCGTTCGCCATCGGTTCCATCCTGTTGTGGATCATATTTGCAAAAACAATCAAGGATGCTTGCTAA
- a CDS encoding arsenic transporter, whose translation MTNILIWIISFLAIAGVIIRPFKVTEAVYAISGAALLLLFQLISPSDAFYGVAKGLDVYLFLTGMMLLAETAREEKLFDWLAAHATLRANGSSGKLFLLIYLVGVIVTTFLSNDATAVVLTPAVAAAVKAAKVEKPLPYLLICAFIANAASFMLPISNPANLVIYGKHMPSLMHWLSLFLIPSICAITVTYFMLRFSQRDCFKQKIRTDISLPELSPGGKTALIGICGTAAVLLAASAWNIQLGLPTLITGITTSAIVLARARKNPVNVIKGISWAVLPLVAGLFVVVEALNKTGMTQHLSAMLNDAIARSETAAVWISGTVTAVACNLMNNLPAGLIAGNVLQSTHTPDMVKSAVLIGIDLGPNLSITGSLATILWLVALRREGQAVSAWTFLKLGSVIMTAALIVAILSLWI comes from the coding sequence ATGACTAACATCTTAATCTGGATCATTTCCTTCCTGGCAATAGCAGGTGTGATCATCAGGCCTTTTAAAGTTACAGAAGCGGTGTATGCCATAAGTGGCGCTGCCTTATTATTATTATTTCAGCTGATTAGCCCCTCTGATGCCTTTTATGGGGTAGCAAAAGGTTTAGATGTTTATTTATTCCTGACGGGCATGATGTTGTTGGCAGAAACAGCCCGGGAGGAAAAACTGTTCGATTGGCTGGCTGCTCATGCCACTTTAAGGGCTAATGGATCTTCAGGAAAGTTGTTTTTGCTGATCTACCTTGTTGGTGTTATTGTAACCACATTTCTTTCCAATGATGCGACAGCAGTTGTGCTAACGCCAGCCGTGGCCGCTGCAGTTAAAGCAGCTAAAGTAGAAAAACCACTGCCTTATTTATTGATCTGTGCTTTTATTGCTAATGCAGCTTCTTTTATGCTTCCCATTTCAAATCCTGCAAATCTGGTCATTTATGGCAAACACATGCCATCCTTAATGCATTGGCTAAGTTTGTTCCTTATCCCCTCTATATGCGCCATTACCGTTACTTATTTTATGCTCCGATTTTCTCAGCGCGACTGTTTTAAACAGAAAATCAGAACTGACATTAGTTTGCCTGAATTAAGCCCTGGCGGTAAAACAGCTTTAATTGGAATCTGTGGAACAGCAGCTGTTTTACTGGCTGCTTCGGCCTGGAATATTCAACTTGGATTGCCTACATTGATCACCGGCATCACCACCAGCGCAATTGTATTGGCCAGAGCAAGAAAAAACCCGGTCAATGTTATTAAGGGGATATCCTGGGCAGTACTTCCGTTGGTGGCAGGTTTATTTGTAGTAGTAGAAGCCTTAAATAAAACCGGGATGACCCAACATTTAAGTGCAATGTTAAATGATGCGATAGCACGATCTGAGACGGCAGCTGTGTGGATTAGTGGTACCGTGACCGCCGTAGCCTGCAATTTAATGAATAATTTGCCGGCCGGTTTAATTGCAGGAAATGTGCTGCAAAGTACACATACACCAGATATGGTTAAAAGCGCGGTACTGATTGGCATAGACCTCGGCCCCAACCTCTCCATAACAGGCTCATTGGCTACTATACTATGGCTGGTGGCTTTAAGACGGGAGGGGCAAGCAGTAAGTGCCTGGACATTTTTAAAATTAGGAAGCGTAATCATGACTGCAGCGTTGATAGTTGCCATACTATCCTTATGGATTTGA